From a region of the Torulaspora globosa chromosome 7, complete sequence genome:
- the ATP7 gene encoding F1F0 ATP synthase subunit d (ancestral locus Anc_2.655), with translation MSLANPASSKLNWAKVISTLKLSGKTAAQLSAFKKRNDEARRQLFELKAQETSVDFEYYRSVLKNSAVVDKIEQSFKSYKPATLDASKQLSTIEAFESQAISNARETEELVASELKALQETLKNIESARPFDQLTVDELVKARPEIDAKVEEMVKKGKWEVPGYKEKFGDLTVM, from the coding sequence ATGTCTTTGGCTAATCCTGCATCTAGTAAGTTGAACTGGGCCAAGGTTATTTCTACTTTGAAGTTGTCTGGTAAGACAGCAGCGCAATTATCCgcattcaagaagagaaacGACGAGGCCAGAAGACAATTGTTCGAAttgaaagctcaagaaacGTCTGTTGATTTCGAATACTACCGTTCCGTGTTGAAGAATAGTGCTGTGGTGGACAAGATTGAAcaatctttcaaatcgTACAAGCCAGCTACTTTGGATGCTTCCAAGCAACTATCGACCATCGAGGCTTTCGAATCGCAAGCTATTTCCAATGCTAGAGAGACGGAAGAGTTGGTTGCCAGCGAGCTGAAGGCGTTGcaggaaactttgaagaacatcgAATCCGCCAGGCCATTTGACCAACTTACTGTCGACGAATTGGTCAAGGCTAGGCCAGAGATTGACGCCAAGGTCGAGGAAatggtcaagaagggcaaaTGGGAGGTCCCAGGCTACAAGGAGAAATTTGGCGACCTCACCGTTATGTAG
- the PUT3 gene encoding Put3p (ancestral locus Anc_2.654), whose product MAGDLGTANGERGDEAGATIGSTVARKTPENDRLERNDGSDAEFSAEYCGYGEFEGDEVLGTQINQASRGKRRRRSALACVRCRRRHVKCPGGRPCAKCAAANIACEYLEPNKKLIVSMKYLQDLQESLAHMKRENVRLQALVTSLQSSGEATVSKGIGGQQDGAPVPPRRVLTPLDLQADGSDIQFSKNTIEKDVQRDLAQSVGGNVEEDEDIVPSFARGGRLVESRTGQRYFVGPSSMTLFGLEIQSLISKYLPKDTADRTSANRMPLPSKEGHNSLGETYEPVDQVLQEEGNAYRIVLAKNDDNEDLSVNFTLPSYSYAMFLVDTFITYNDGCFYFFNEGIVKHGLKIAYEGKPLYDDHTLQTIWFCKVLLVFAIGEMYLGTHNNVNGNKAVLKGSAKLPGSGFFDDASEIFSCLFSSGKVENITKEGGIEVMLLYAFYLQVADCTVASYFYFGQALKASLIVGMHVDAQRESLTRYELEHRRRLWWTVYMFERMLSCKAGLPLSFMDETISTELPDDFDMSNPPSGSEHYIFPEAEYIINCVKIVQINAQILNKLYQRQPSSNILPTLKHIVKQLLEWRNNLSSFLQVDFRQKDLKISRLCTNMFTEYFQGLNLAIRPLLFHFTSIQLKKYKESQTYINLQNYSSAISALLNCSLQASLNTIRSLWALMDQNMVALFGYMDREYLFTSCCTLVLFNATFGIHENTYEHLDHALEIFTKMRNLGNNPAGLRRAQLLTLVANLDFHGIFKDLIEKHNDSLKPDSQFDAHDYKDINFVSHTSTDTSALSDIINATLSGSVTNLTKSETRIAEENKSQLNPADVIDNGDLQKILDKMNKLSQTDCELWKDISDQAMWLGSAINPCETATSEADLSAYLGRIS is encoded by the coding sequence ATGGCGGGCGATCTGGGAACAGCGAATGGTGAGCGTGGTGACGAAGCTGGTGCAACGATCGGGAGTACTGTGGCCCGCAAAACGCCTGAGAACGATCGGTTGGAGCGGAATGATGGTTCCGACGCTGAGTTTTCGGCGGAATACTGTGGTTATGGTGAGTTTGAGGGCGACGAGGTGTTAGGGACTCAGATAAATCAAGCGTCTCgaggaaaaagaaggagaaggtCGGCTTTGGCATGTGTTCGATGTCGAAGACGCCATGTCAAGTGCCCGGGTGGCAGGCCGTGTGCTAAATGTGCTGCAGCGAATATTGCCTGCGAATATTTGGAGCCCAACAAGAAACTCATAGTGTCTATGAAGTATTTGCAAGATTTACAGGAGAGTCTGGCCCACATGAAGCGGGAGAATGTTAGACTGCAGGCATTGGTGACTTCTCTGCAGTCCAGCGGAGAAGCTACTGTAAGTAAAGGCATCGGTGGCCAACAGGACGGTGCTCCTGTGCCTCCTCGCAGAGTCCTTACACCTCTAGACCTTCAGGCGGATGGATCGGACATCCAATTTAGTAAGAATACCATTGAAAAGGATGTCCAGAGAGATCTGGCGCAATCGGTGGGTGGaaatgttgaagaagatgaagatataGTACCGTCTTTCGCCCGAGGAGGCAGGTTGGTCGAGTCGCGCACCGGCCAGAGATACTTCGTCGGGCCCTCTTCCATGACGCTTTTCGGACTTGAGATCCAATCTTTGATCTCCAAATATCTGCCGAAGGACACCGCCGATCGTACGTCCGCTAACAGAATGCCATTACCAAGCAAAGAAGGTCATAATTCTTTAGGAGAAACATATGAGCCTGTAGATCAGGTCCTACAAGAGGAAGGAAATGCGTACAGGATTGTACTCGCTAAGAATGACGATAACGAGGATCTTTCGGTGAATTTTACGCTTCCCTCTTATTCTTATGCGATGTTTTTGGTTGACACTTTTATCACCTACAATGATGGATGTTTctatttcttcaatgaagGTATCGTCAAACATGGACTGAAGATAGCATACGAAGGTAAGCCACTTTATGATGACCACACCCTGCAAACAATTTGGTTTTGTAAAGTCTTACTAGTTTTTGCCATTGGAGAGATGTATTTGGGAACTCACAATAATGTAAATGGTAACAAAGCGGTACTCAAGGGCAGTGCAAAGCTGCCTGGTTCTGgatttttcgatgatgcGTCTGAGATCTTCAGTTGTCTTTTCTCAAGTGGAAAGGTAGAGAATATTACGAAGGAAGGCGGGATTGAAGTGATGCTGCTATATGCATTCTACCTGCAAGTTGCAGATTGCACGGTTGCTTCATACTTCTATTTTGGGCAAGCTCTGAAAGCATCTTTGATAGTTGGAATGCACGTCGACGCCCAACGAGAGTCGCTCACACGGTATGAGCTCGAGCACCGCCGTCGCCTTTGGTGGACCGTTTATATGTTCGAAAGAATGCTCAGTTGCAAAGCCGGCCTTCCACTGAGTTTCATGGATGAAACCATCTCTACGGAGCTACCGGACGATTTCGACATGTCCAATCCGCCGTCCGGTAGTGAACATTATATTTTTCCTGAGGCTGAATATATCATTAATTGTGTTAAAATTGTTCAGATTAATGCCCAGATACTCAACAAGCTATATCAGAGGCAGCCTAGCTCCAACATACTACCAACTCTAAAACATATTGTCAAGCAATTGCTGGAATGGAGAAACAATCTCTCGagttttcttcaagttgATTTTAGGCaaaaagacttgaagatttcCCGGTTGTGCACTAATATGTTCACAGAATACTTCCAGGGTTTGAACCTAGCTATTCGACCTTTGCTGTTCCATTTTACATCTATTCAGCTGAAAAAATACAAAGAAAGCCAGACTTACATCAACCTGCAAAACTATTCGTCCGCAATATCAGCTCTTCTGAACTGTTCATTACAAGCCTCGTTGAATACTATACGCTCTCTTTGGGCTCTCATGGATCAGAACATGGTTGCGCTTTTCGGCTATATGGATAGAGAGTATTTATTCACCTCATGCTGTACCCTAGTTCTATTCAATGCAACTTTTGGCATTCATGAGAATACGTATGAACACTTGGATCATGCTCTGGAAATATTTACTAAAATGCGAAACCTTGGCAATAATCCAGCAGGCTTAAGGCGCGCTCAGTTGCTTACCTTGGTCGCAAACCTCGATTTTCATGGAATTTTTAAAgatctcatcgaaaagcacAATGATTCTTTGAAGCCAGATTCGCAGTTTGATGCTCACGACTATAAGGACATCAATTTCGTTTCTCACACCAGTACGGATACATCAGCCCTTTCAGACATCATAAATGCCACGCTTTCTGGATCTGTTACAAACCTTACTAAGAGTGAGACCAGGATTGCAGAGGAAAACAAAAGCCAATTAAATCCGGCCGATGTGATTGATAACGGTGAtttgcaaaagattctGGACAAAATGAATAAGCTGAGTCAAACTGATTGCGAGCTATGGAAAGATATCTCAGATCAGGCGATGTGGCTAGGTAGTGCTATAAATCCTTGTGAGACGGCAACTAGTGAAGCGGACCTCAGTGCGTATCTGGGCCGTATATCTTGA
- the URB1 gene encoding Urb1p (ancestral locus Anc_2.653), with protein MDRDRQSKLNHAAEKKYAKSSNVNDGVLDNLSNIISTLVDEGDCKDFRPLIVFSQKGFLSQVVQVWSYYAQVNNHPKFSKATTLLETVLRQLNSDPNIQEYGSSLILLILTGNIKVLYRGVNTMRPSIANPILRLMRQMISFNNGQHVEAFVANFDLSLPGLVRILAASKTDAAIVREDSSRSPKSTIRDTFLNFWLELISQSSPLLRKQVISTNSKIMGAWFKVMDKIDTSEMIGHTLDVFTNLILRESSYKRTTKCQILNELAVSKIHTFYYSADRNLVQKVNDFFLAYGSNPESSVTFPDDAVWFKNSPISGTHRGAEISIHQRDFKIYNKLLFNVLKIFKPWEDDTQLNTVIKILDNVPELVAPYAAFLASLGAHDPKMTSYWFGCTALLGRIMRLRIPSLVEKVETDMPPHTPLVLESIMPSSLSKSALTKSLQHERLIIRQLACQLLIFAFQKLQSVLDLYDRKGWTSAKASVRNAFYLSLPDLSILSSAMNQSYESHKKNKILQLSISTILRHYSTIFPNFFTVRLPSANIFFDIMQSNNISGMDLAILENFLTFQELNGLQTKWWTRSNRELSLFTSLLKVARGSSNSLAERLCQLLDDMFRGTVAFNSKLLCSPHRALIHSIQSIPSISETEILKIWRIIDESIQHVMRVPYKYVDMSANYDCLSPFILALLEQCKYANTDKNFDISQKWVSFYLRTMIICGESEEGIVNAANCYLSDACQEYIKRYLGDSSAIEESAEEEQFRDSIIQNSFCDLVILEKYPHLKKITRYPVSKLDAAGLLFRIRKLAKDLAVEYDGYFKSTSRALISMLADYADADRSFTFLSSSVLMSFLRLITEPSSSEAMKLKNRYVIRLMLQACQEVRSNYSELKSTIYDWLQSKDEMLQETYSNEENVLFMSAALSFLGSDDCAKILLHKKQLSFISTQLLAKVILESNNSCIPFSIIMLLVKEASPESHRIASQFIAQKRVKDLRAGELLQEILSDDLYSGVTQAFISSDYFSADQISACLQSVRGEQNTLLVALALHQFRQEEIREYVTKVLRSSRSLIGSDNSSVSQLALELVYQCPDSFSANEKKQLVEYVTNEYKDKYCAAVVKCVVTMSDFEEKDVVKWLNKLVLYITKCFSTAAMVDSQLLGTLDELKKLKDTVWQSVNKNILNSHQEVILSGSLVNQEKVLEYALRVLLAVGPGSTWNERLMQCLVNNESKKLTNNENENYVPFLTASILYILYLGDRERNSNAAIQEALLSCYEGTISAKDRLILKTLELIEAQTSHSWTNLIYDWELIDDTEEDVNQGYVELIAKRKEGLIITLKRQTIAKSATNYKFDRPRVPSLEGSKSNLSWKVMVSFYQSVEKDKPTSSFYDLYDPLFLLLLSGQNEELVKSSKSESGGLEYKFDVKAFLTSNIFQVVICSLGDETEVQSIALTLIEGMLSTLQKDDYLKDMRIFKILLSKIVYTFMKSKTAGNEYTNSIAPCVWFAISQLATELAQPTSQLHDKAVRWVLSRPLVRPIDLPLYQELFHSKEIGNTDQNIYYKQLGWVLNILQLGLKTEQDVELMKRIGVLEWLSNLLSMPYINGRMRSAVSAIFYACQRLGNSGSSLVTRAASIATFELQKVSLERKVNSAELEVMKNPKNSRHLQKFLSLQQQNLNCLEILSSHAILAGSNKRLREWTENDAYNIEKRVKLPKG; from the coding sequence ATGGATCGAGATAGACAGTCAAAATTGAACCATGCTGCCGAAAAAAAGTACGCAAAAAGCTCAAACGTCAATGATGGAGTGCTCGACAATCTGTCGAACATCATATCAACTCTAGTCGATGAAGGAGATTGTAAAGATTTCCGGCCTCTGATAGTCTTTTCCCAGAAGGGATTTCTGTCGCAAGTTGTACAGGTTTGGTCCTATTACGCTCAGGTTAATAATCATCCCAAATTCTCCAAAGCGACAACTTTGTTAGAGACAGTTTTGAGACAACTAAACAGTGATCCAAATATCCAGGAGTATGGAAGCTCACTGATTCTTCTCATCCTCACAGGCAATATTAAAGTTTTGTACCGTGGGGTGAACACTATGCGTCCGTCGATTGCTAATCCGATCCTCCGCCTGATGAGACAgatgatctctttcaaTAACGGACAGCATGTCGAAGCATTTGTGGCTAATTTTGATCTGAGCTTGCCGGGTTTGGTCAGAATTCTTGCAGCGAGTAAAACGGACGCTGCTATTGTAAGGGAGGATTCGAGCAGATCCCCAAAATCTACAATTAGAGACACATTTCTGAATTTCTGGCTCGAACTGATCAGTCAATCTTCACCACTTCTCAGAAAGCAAGTCATATCAACGAATTCTAAGATAATGGGCGCTTGGTTTAAAGTGATGGACAAAATAGATACATCGGAAATGATAGGCCATACTCTCGACGTCTTCACAAATTTAATTCTGAGAGAGTCTTCCTATAAGCGCACGACAAAATGCCAGATTCTGAATGAATTGGCTGTATCGAAGATTCATACATTTTACTATTCCGCGGACCGCAATCTAGTCCAGAAAGTCAATGACTTTTTCCTGGCCTACGGCAGTAATCCAGAGTCCAGTGTGACATTTCCTGATGATGCAGTTTGGTTTAAGAACTCCCCGATCAGTGGTACTCATAGGGGAGCAGAGATATCCATAcatcaaagagatttcaAAATATACAACAAACTATTATTCAACGTGCTTAAAATTTTCAAACCTTGGGAGGACGATACACAACTGAATACCGTTATCAAGATTCTCGACAATGTGCCAGAGTTGGTTGCCCCATATGCcgccttcttggcttctCTTGGTGCGCACGATCCAAAAATGACGTCGTATTGGTTTGGATGTACAGCACTTTTGGGAAGAATAATGCGTCTGAGGATACCTTCACTAGTGGAAAAGGTTGAAACCGATATGCCTCCACATACCCCGTTAGTCCTGGAGAGCATTATGCCTTCATCTCTATCTAAATCTGCGCTAACCAAATCGTTACAGCATGAAAGGCTCATCATTAGGCAACTCGCATGTCAGTTGTTGATTTTTGCATTTCAGAAGCTCCAATCGGTCCTCGATCTTTATGACAGGAAAGGATGGACCTCTGCTAAGGCTTCAGTGAGGAATGCTTTTTATCTCAGCCTGCCCGATCTATCCATACTATCATCAGCCATGAACCAATCGTACGAATCACATAAGAAGAATAAAATACTTCAGCTCTCGATTTCAACCATCCTAAGGCATTATAGTACAATTTTTCCAAACTTTTTCACCGTGAGGCTACCTTCAGCCAACATTTTCTTTGACATAATGCAAAGCAACAACATTTCTGGCATGGATCTTGCTATacttgaaaattttctcacttttcaagaactgAACGGACTGCAGACGAAATGGTGGACTAGATCCAACCGAGAGCTCTCGCTTTTCACATCTTTATTGAAGGTGGCGAGAGGTTCATCAAACTCTTTAGCTGAAAGATTATGTCAACTGTTGGATGACATGTTTCGTGGAACAGTCGCTTTCAACTCTAAGCTCTTATGTTCTCCCCACAGAGCCCTGATTCACAGCATACAATCAATTCCAAGCATATCAGAAACCGAAATATTAAAAATCTGGCGTATCATCGATGAGTCAATCCAACATGTCATGAGAGTACCCTACAAATATGTTGATATGTCAGCAAACTATGACTGCCTTTCGCCATTTATCTTAGCGCTTTTGGAACAGTGCAAGTACGCCAATACTGACAAGAATTTTGATATCAGCCAGAAGTGGGTTAGTTTCTATCTAAGGACAATGATAATATGCGGGGaatcagaagaaggaaTAGTGAATGCTGCCAACTGCTATCTATCTGATGCATGCCAGGAATATATCAAGAGATATCTGGGAGACTCTTCTGCGATAGAAGAATCTgcggaagaagagcagttCCGGGATAGTATCATACAAAACTCCTTTTGTGACCTTGTCattcttgagaaatatcCACATTTAAAGAAAATAACCAGGTATCCTGTATCAAAGTTGGATGCCGCTGGCCTTCTTTTTCGAATAAGAAAATTAGCAAAAGATTTGGCGGTAGAGTACGACGGTTACTTCAAGTCTacttcaagagctttgaTAAGCATGCTTGCAGACTATGCAGATGCTGATAGATCATTCACGTTTTTGAGCTCAAGCGTTCTGATGTCATTTTTGCGGCTTATAACTGAGCCATCGAGCTCTGAAGCcatgaaattgaagaacagatATGTCATTCGTTTGATGCTCCAGGCCTGTCAAGAGGTTCGATCAAATTACTCGGAACTGAAATCTACAATTTATGACTGGCTGCAAAGCAAGGATGagatgcttcaagaaacatattcaaatgaagaaaatgtGCTATTTATGTCGGCGGCTCTATCTTTTCTAGGATCTGATGACTGTGCCAAGATTCTTCTACACAAAAAGCAACTGAGTTTCATTTCGACCCAACTTCTAGCGAAAGTGATACTTGAGAGCAATAACTCTTGTATTCCTTTCTCGATAATCATGCTACTTGTAAAGGAAGCATCACCAGAGTCTCATCGGATTGCCTCACAGTTCATTGCTCAGAAACGTGTCAAGGACTTAAGAGCTGGAGagttacttcaagaaattttGAGCGATGATCTATACTCAGGTGTCACGCAAGCATTTATCAGTTCTGATTACTTTTCAGCGGATCAAATATCAGCATGCTTACAAAGTGTCAGAGGTGAGCAAAATACGCTATTGGTTGCGCTTGCCCTGCATCAGTTCAGGCAAGAAGAGATTCGGGAATATGTCACGAAGGTTTTGAGATCAAGCCGTTCCTTAATCGGTAGTGATaattcttcagtttctcaaCTTGCTTTGGAATTAGTCTATCAGTGTCCAGATTCATTCTCAGcaaatgagaagaagcagctggtCGAGTATGTGACCAACGAATACAAAGACAAGTATTGTGCAGCTGTCGTGAAGTGCGTTGTTACCATGAGtgacttcgaagaaaaggatGTCGTTAAGTGGCTCAATAAGCTGGTGCTTTACATCACCAAATGCTTCTCAACTGCCGCAATGGTTGATTCACAGCTGCTCGGTACCCTAGAcgagttgaagaaattgaaagataCTGTCTGGCAGAGTGTTAACAAAAATATACTGAATTCACATCAGGAGGTTATCTTATCTGGAAGTCTCGTCAATCAAGAAAAGGTATTGGAGTACGCCCTGCGTGTTCTCTTAGCCGTCGGCCCTGGGTCCACATGGAATGAAAGGTTGATGCAATGTTTAGTTAACAATGAATCAAAAAAACTAACCAATAATGAAAATGAGAATTACGTCCCATTTTTAACAGCCTCCATCCTATACATTCTTTATCTCGGAGATCGGGAGCGCAACAGTAACGCTGCCATTCAGGAGGCTCTTTTGAGCTGTTACGAGGGTACAATATCAGCGAAAGACAGGTTGATATTGAAAACCTTGGAGCTCATCGAGGCGCAAACTTCACATTCATGGACAAACCTCATTTATGATTGGGAACTGATCGATGACACCGAGGAAGACGTAAATCAAGGTTACGTTGAGCTGATAGCCAAACGAAAAGAAGGTCTGATAatcactttgaagagacAAACTATCGCAAAGTCGGCTACAAACTATAAATTTGATAGACCAAGGGTACCGTCTCTTGAAGGGTCAAAAAGCAACCTCTCCTGGAAGGTCATGGTTTCCTTTTATCAATCAGTTGAGAAAGACAAGCCTACGTCTTCCTTTTATGACCTATATGATCCTTTattcctgcttcttctcagtGGTCAAAATGAGGAACTTGTTAAAAGCTCAAAATCTGAGAGTGGTGGTTTGGAATATAAATTTGATGTTAAAGCGTTCTTGACTTCCAACATCTTCCAAGTTGTAATATGTTCACTAGGTGACGAAACTGAAGTTCAATCGATTGCACTAACTTTAATAGAAGGAATGCTCTCCACTTTGCAAAAAGATGACTATCTCAAAGATATGCGCATATTCAAAATCCTGCTCAGCAAAATAGTTTACACTTTTATGAAATCGAAAACAGCAGGAAATGAATATACGAATTCCATTGCTCCTTGTGTCTGGTTTGCGATCTCTCAATTGGCCACGGAACTCGCACAACCAACCTCTCAACTTCATGACAAGGCAGTCCGGTGGGTTCTCAGTAGACCACTGGTTCGTCCAATTGATTTACCGTTATATCAGGAGCTATTTCATTCTAAAGAAATTGGTAATACTGATCAAAATATTTACTACAAACAGCTGGGATGGGTGCTGAACATTTTGCAGCTGGGCCTCAAAACCGAGCAAGATGTGGAATTAATGAAAAGAATTGGTGTCCTAGAATGGTTGTCCAACTTATTGAGCATGCCATACATCAATGGACGAATGCGTTCCGCCGTTAGTGCAATCTTTTATGCCTGTCAAAGATTGGGGAACAGCGGCTCTTCTCTGGTCACAAGAGCAGCATCAATAGCAACATTCGAATTACAAAAAGTATCTTTAGAACGCAAGGTAAACTCTGCAGAGCTGGAAGTCATGAAGAATCCAAAGAATTCGAGGCATTTACAGAAATTCCTTTCATTACAGCAACAAAATTTAAACTGCTTAGAAATTTTGAGCAGCCACGCAATTTTGGCTGGTTCTAACAAGAGATTGCGCGAGTGGACTGAGAATGATGCTTATAATATTGAAAAGCGCGTTAAGCTTCCCAAGGGTTGA
- the INA22 gene encoding Ina22p (ancestral locus Anc_2.652), translated as MFRRSLSLGFAACRHYSHAAAKTGSKKSGFDKSMLKPALAVIVFASMLSHVSNQQNVNAELDRRYELKIGILEKLIERAKHGDRDFDPHEELKLVNKLFARFSSSKGIDLEDEAAKVRKYSDARPYSEEMIINSLNGSAKQVEEESLEEVLKSLMNEVDGKGTMTQPSPPESSFHEKGEVVLNKKLLDELARKEAELLNYSPSTDAHTLVENPGELTAAAKDTEVPKFL; from the coding sequence ATGTTCAGGAGGTCTCTGTCATTAGGGTTTGCAGCATGTCGGCATTACTCGCACGCGGCAGCCAAAACGGGCTCAAAGAAATCAGGGTTCGATAAGAGCATGCTGAAACCTGCTTTAGCAGTCATTGTGTTTGCTTCAATGCTGAGCCACGTTTCCAACCAACAAAATGTCAATGCAGAGCTCGATAGACGTTACGAACTGAAAATTGGCATTCTAGAgaaactcatcgaaagGGCAAAGCATGGAGATCGGGACTTCGATCCTCATGAAGAGCTCAAGTTGGTGAACAAGTTGTTTGCTCGATTTTCGAGTTCCAAAGGAATCGATTTGGAAGACGAGGCAGCGAAAGTGCGAAAGTACTCCGATGCTAGGCCGTACTCGGAAGAGATGATAATAAACAGTCTGAACGGTTCTGCGAaacaagttgaagaagagtcGCTCGAAGAGGtgctgaaaagtttgatgaATGAAGTCGATGGCAAAGGAACAATGACGCAACCGTCACCTCCGGAGTCGTCATTTCATGAGAAGGGAGAAGTGGTACTGAATAAAAAACTGCTTGATGAGCTCGCTAGAAAGGAAGCCGAACTTCTAAACTATTCCCCGTCGACTGATGCTCATACACTGGTAGAGAATCCTGGAGAACTCACTGCTGCAGCAAAAGATACGGAGGTCCCGAAATTTTTATAG